In Bradyrhizobium erythrophlei, a single genomic region encodes these proteins:
- a CDS encoding ABC transporter permease, which translates to MEARKLRLGFLLAAGAIALAFALSLAPEAQPLAARQIICEIAATAGVLFLLAAWFADSRATVAGLIGAALAATASLMLLRDDLVAGSAQTGFWMIAIAAWLAVALVLVNLANLRRLRRPQQRAVNLLVPLLFGLTVFYLWEVAVRGFGVPPVLLPAPSAAASRFANSLPTLAQDFTQTFIKGVLIGYAIGCGAGLLVAILAHRYQFLSRGLLPLGNFFSALPLVGVAPIMVMWFGFDWPSKAAVVVLVTFFPMLVNAIAGLSASGHIERDLMRSYAASPRQTLAKLYLPAALPFIFNALKINATLALIGAIVAEFFGTPTQGIGFRISTEAGRMAIDMVWAEIALAALAGMAFYGCVTLAERATTFWHPSYRT; encoded by the coding sequence ATGGAGGCGCGCAAGCTACGGCTCGGATTCCTGCTCGCTGCCGGCGCCATCGCGCTTGCCTTTGCGCTGTCGCTGGCGCCCGAGGCGCAGCCGCTTGCCGCGCGGCAGATCATCTGCGAAATCGCGGCGACCGCAGGGGTTCTGTTCCTGCTCGCGGCCTGGTTCGCCGACAGCCGCGCGACGGTTGCGGGCCTCATTGGCGCGGCGCTCGCGGCGACCGCTTCGCTGATGCTGCTGCGCGATGATCTGGTCGCGGGTTCGGCGCAGACCGGCTTCTGGATGATCGCGATCGCAGCCTGGCTTGCGGTTGCGCTCGTGCTCGTCAATCTTGCGAACCTGCGGCGGTTGCGCCGTCCGCAGCAACGCGCCGTGAACCTGCTGGTGCCGTTATTGTTCGGGCTAACGGTGTTTTATCTCTGGGAAGTCGCGGTGCGCGGCTTCGGCGTGCCGCCGGTCTTGCTGCCGGCGCCGAGTGCGGCGGCTTCGCGGTTTGCAAACTCGCTGCCGACGCTCGCCCAAGACTTCACCCAGACCTTCATCAAGGGCGTGCTGATCGGATACGCGATCGGCTGCGGCGCAGGCCTTCTGGTCGCCATCCTCGCCCACCGCTACCAGTTCCTGAGCCGCGGCCTGCTGCCGCTCGGCAATTTCTTTTCCGCCCTTCCGCTGGTCGGCGTCGCGCCGATCATGGTGATGTGGTTCGGGTTCGACTGGCCGTCGAAGGCGGCCGTGGTGGTTCTGGTGACGTTCTTCCCGATGCTGGTGAACGCCATTGCCGGCCTTTCCGCGTCCGGCCATATCGAGCGCGACCTGATGCGCTCCTATGCGGCAAGCCCCCGGCAAACGCTCGCCAAGCTTTACTTACCGGCGGCGTTGCCCTTTATTTTCAATGCGCTCAAGATCAACGCGACGCTGGCGCTGATTGGCGCGATCGTCGCGGAGTTCTTCGGGACACCGACGCAGGGAATCGGGTTTCGCATCTCCACCGAGGCCGGCCGGATGGCCATCGACATGGTCTGGGCGGAGATCGCACTCGCGGCCCTCGCGGGAATGGCTTTCTACGGATGTGTCACGCTGGCCGAACGCGCGACAACTTTCTGGCATCCATCGTATCGGACCTAG
- a CDS encoding ABC transporter permease — translation MSSSSLALPARAPSLIQRAIVERYAPVATMVLALIAIWYVAAVPMNWSLVKDAFEREETPYTISDVLAGTMDAERPLLPAPHQVVSTFVDGVFGYPPMAPRSLIYHSLVTLSATALGFGLGALFGIALALLIVHSRVLERSLLPWIICSQMVPILALAPIFIVVLGAIGLHGLLPKSIISAYLCFFPIAIGMVKGFTSPDPLQVELMRTWSATQRQVLWKLRWPASVPYLFASLKVAITISLIGAIVAELPTGAEAGIGARLLAGSYYGQTVQIWAALVASALLASSLIGLVGLVERGVNARMGAH, via the coding sequence ATGTCGAGTAGCTCGCTGGCACTGCCGGCGCGCGCGCCCTCGCTCATCCAACGCGCCATCGTCGAGCGCTACGCGCCGGTCGCCACCATGGTGCTGGCGCTGATCGCGATCTGGTATGTCGCCGCGGTTCCGATGAACTGGTCGCTGGTGAAAGACGCTTTTGAGCGCGAAGAGACGCCCTACACCATCAGCGACGTTCTGGCAGGCACGATGGACGCCGAGCGGCCGCTGCTGCCGGCGCCGCACCAGGTGGTCAGCACCTTTGTCGATGGCGTGTTCGGCTATCCGCCGATGGCGCCGCGCAGCCTGATCTATCACTCGCTGGTCACGCTGTCGGCGACCGCGCTCGGCTTCGGCCTCGGCGCGCTGTTCGGAATCGCGCTCGCGCTATTGATCGTGCATAGCCGCGTGCTGGAGCGCAGCCTTTTGCCCTGGATCATCTGTTCGCAGATGGTACCGATCCTGGCGCTTGCGCCGATCTTCATCGTGGTGCTGGGTGCGATCGGGCTGCACGGCCTGTTGCCGAAATCGATCATCTCGGCCTATCTCTGCTTCTTCCCGATCGCGATCGGCATGGTGAAAGGGTTCACCTCGCCCGATCCGTTGCAGGTCGAGTTGATGCGGACGTGGTCGGCGACGCAGCGCCAGGTGCTGTGGAAGCTGCGCTGGCCGGCCTCGGTGCCGTATCTCTTTGCCAGCCTGAAAGTCGCGATCACGATCTCGCTGATCGGCGCCATCGTCGCGGAGTTGCCGACCGGCGCCGAGGCCGGGATCGGCGCGCGGCTGCTTGCAGGCTCTTACTACGGCCAGACCGTCCAGATCTGGGCGGCGCTGGTTGCTTCTGCGTTGCTCGCATCCAGCCTGATCGGTCTGGTCGGCCTGGTCGAGCGCGGCGTCAACGCTCGCATGGGAGCGCACTGA
- a CDS encoding ABC transporter ATP-binding protein: MSAEPASKRLVVEAKAISLTFETADGRVEALSNVDLQIAEGEFVSFIGPSGCGKTTMLRVIADLQQPTSGTLLVNGMTAENARLARSYGYVFQAPALFPWRTIEKNLKLPLEIMGFSENEQQIRAERYLAMVNLKGFERKFPWQLSGGMQQRVSIARALSFDPAMLLMDEPFGALDEIVRDHLNEQLLQLWKSTEKTVLFVTHSIPEAVFLSTKIVVMSPRPGRIIDIIDCDFPADRSLEIRETPEFLKIAQRVRNGLRAGHSYDE; encoded by the coding sequence ATGTCCGCCGAGCCGGCGTCCAAACGGCTGGTGGTCGAGGCGAAAGCGATCTCGCTGACGTTCGAGACCGCGGACGGCCGGGTCGAGGCCCTGTCCAATGTCGATCTGCAAATTGCCGAAGGCGAGTTCGTCTCCTTCATCGGCCCGTCCGGCTGCGGCAAGACCACGATGCTGCGGGTCATCGCCGACTTGCAGCAGCCGACCTCCGGCACACTGCTGGTCAACGGCATGACGGCGGAGAACGCGAGGCTGGCGCGCAGCTACGGCTATGTATTCCAGGCTCCGGCGCTGTTTCCCTGGCGCACGATCGAGAAAAACCTCAAGCTGCCGCTCGAGATCATGGGCTTTTCGGAGAACGAACAGCAGATTCGCGCCGAGCGTTATCTTGCGATGGTCAACCTCAAAGGCTTCGAGCGCAAGTTTCCCTGGCAATTGTCCGGCGGCATGCAGCAGCGCGTCTCGATTGCGCGCGCGCTGTCGTTCGATCCCGCGATGCTCCTGATGGACGAGCCGTTCGGCGCTCTGGATGAAATCGTGCGCGACCACCTCAACGAGCAATTGCTGCAATTGTGGAAGTCGACGGAAAAGACGGTATTGTTCGTCACCCATTCGATTCCGGAAGCGGTGTTTCTCTCGACCAAGATCGTGGTGATGTCGCCGCGGCCCGGCCGCATCATCGACATCATCGATTGCGACTTCCCGGCGGATCGTTCGCTGGAAATCCGCGAGACGCCGGAATTCCTGAAAATAGCGCAGCGGGTGCGCAATGGCTTGCGCGCGGGACACTCTTATGACGAATAG
- a CDS encoding FAD binding domain-containing protein: MKPASFKYIAASSLDQALSLKAEYGDEARFLAGGQSLIPAMNFRLARPDVLIDLNRLPELAGIDQSKGQTIRVGAMTRYRALERDQAFLKSCPLFADALPHIAHPQIRNRGTIGGNLSHADPASELPAIATAMQARMTIRSSKSEREIDASEFFAGLLTTSLEAEEMLTEIAFPAPRPRSGSCFMEVARRRGDFALAGVAAIVTLDDQGKCAGVRLALCGVGDTPVDASDSAASLIGQACSEAAIEVVAASVQSAIDPPGNVHASADYQRHIAGVLTRRALAAAHERVAHA; encoded by the coding sequence ATGAAGCCTGCCTCATTCAAATACATCGCCGCCTCCTCCCTCGACCAGGCGTTGTCCCTCAAGGCCGAGTATGGCGACGAGGCGCGATTCCTGGCCGGCGGCCAGAGCCTGATCCCGGCCATGAACTTCCGCTTGGCCCGTCCTGACGTGCTGATTGACCTCAACCGCCTGCCCGAACTGGCCGGAATCGACCAGTCGAAGGGTCAGACTATAAGGGTTGGCGCCATGACGCGATATCGGGCGCTGGAGCGGGATCAGGCCTTCCTGAAGTCCTGCCCGTTGTTTGCCGACGCGCTGCCGCATATCGCCCATCCGCAGATCCGTAACCGCGGCACCATCGGCGGCAACCTTTCCCATGCCGATCCGGCCTCCGAACTGCCGGCGATCGCCACCGCGATGCAGGCCCGCATGACGATCAGGTCGTCCAAAAGCGAGCGCGAAATCGATGCATCGGAGTTCTTCGCAGGCCTTCTGACGACGAGCCTTGAGGCGGAGGAAATGCTGACCGAGATCGCCTTTCCGGCGCCGCGCCCACGTTCGGGAAGCTGTTTCATGGAGGTCGCGCGGCGGCGGGGCGATTTTGCGCTGGCCGGCGTCGCCGCGATCGTCACCCTGGACGATCAGGGCAAATGCGCAGGCGTGCGGCTGGCGCTCTGCGGCGTCGGCGATACGCCGGTTGACGCCAGCGATTCGGCGGCGTCTCTCATCGGACAAGCCTGCTCTGAGGCGGCGATCGAGGTGGTCGCGGCCAGCGTGCAAAGCGCGATCGACCCGCCGGGCAACGTCCATGCGAGCGCCGACTATCAGCGCCACATCGCTGGCGTTCTGACGCGCCGGGCGCTCGCGGCCGCGCATGAGCGGGTCGCTCATGCCTGA
- a CDS encoding (2Fe-2S)-binding protein, which yields MSGSLMPDAAHDVALTVNGTSYRGTIEARMLLSDFLRHELKLAGTHVGCEHGVCGACTVLLDGAPVRSCLMFAVQANGSTLSTIEGLASASGDLSPLQAAMHEHHGLQCGYCTPGILMTMTAFLREHTSPSEDEVREALSGNLCRCTGYQNIVDAVLKAAETMRAAAP from the coding sequence ATGAGCGGGTCGCTCATGCCTGATGCGGCCCACGACGTTGCCTTGACGGTCAACGGCACGTCCTATCGCGGCACGATCGAGGCGCGGATGCTGCTGAGTGATTTCCTGCGCCACGAATTGAAACTTGCCGGCACCCATGTCGGCTGCGAACATGGCGTCTGCGGCGCCTGCACGGTGCTGCTCGACGGCGCGCCGGTTCGCTCCTGCCTGATGTTTGCGGTGCAGGCCAACGGCAGCACGCTTTCCACCATCGAGGGGCTGGCCTCGGCATCCGGCGATCTCAGCCCGTTGCAGGCGGCGATGCACGAACATCACGGCCTGCAATGCGGCTACTGCACGCCCGGCATCCTGATGACCATGACCGCTTTCCTGCGCGAGCACACGTCGCCCTCGGAAGACGAAGTACGCGAGGCGTTGTCCGGCAACCTCTGCCGCTGCACCGGCTATCAGAACATCGTCGATGCCGTCCTGAAAGCAGCCGAGACGATGCGGGCGGCCGCGCCATGA
- a CDS encoding xanthine dehydrogenase family protein molybdopterin-binding subunit yields MTTRFFGAPIKRNEDKKLLTGRALFIDDVELPGMVHAAFLRSQVAHARIKHIDVSEALKRDGVIAVYTAHDLGPYWQPGPLLVPPPPIPGSIFNTRTHVPLAKDMIRCAGEPIAIVVAENRYIAEDALDDIAVELQILPAVVDLEKALQKGSALVHDDLGNNVAAHVRQTKGDYARAAAKAHRTIKRRFRYEHGISSPIETRGVVAQWDARAEHMTVWDTTQAPVFVRNVLAGALGLGEAQVRVIAPFVGGGFGPKIMMLYPEEATLPWMAMRLNRPIKWIEDRFEHFVATTHERGQIHDAEIAVAKDGRILGVKDIFLHDNGAYNPYGLTVPINSQCTLLGPYVIPAYDSTFTSVFTSLTIVTPYRGAGRQHGVFVIERLLDLAARELGIDPAEIRRRNLIPKDAFPFNNEIIYQDFAPLSYDSGNYEPVLDRALAAIGYDHFIKEEQPKLRAQGRCVGVGLACYVEGTGIGPYEGAKVQVRTNGKVSVATGVGTQGQGHFTSFAQIVAEQLGVDVTDVDIVTGDTDRFYWGAGTFASRGAVVAGNAVNEASLVVRKKALKLASEAFECSEEDLVLADGKVSIIGIPEKFIRLGELAQRANPMRGAVKPGTEPGLESTQYFGPPSGSTANGVHAMIVEVDPETFQLQILKYVVVHDCGTVINPMILEGQIHGGVAQGIGNAFYEKLSYDDQGQLLNASLADYLLPTSLDVPRMTLDHTVTPSPLNPLGIKGAGEAGAIPVGPLFAQAIEDALQLGDRGIELLEIPLSPSRVFELIGEGKAEGSGA; encoded by the coding sequence ATGACCACGCGTTTTTTCGGCGCGCCCATCAAACGCAACGAGGACAAGAAACTCCTCACCGGACGGGCGTTGTTCATCGACGACGTCGAATTGCCGGGCATGGTGCACGCCGCCTTCCTGCGCAGCCAGGTCGCGCACGCCAGGATCAAGCACATCGACGTGTCGGAGGCACTCAAGCGCGACGGTGTGATCGCGGTCTATACCGCGCATGACCTTGGGCCCTATTGGCAACCGGGCCCGCTATTGGTTCCGCCACCGCCGATTCCCGGCAGCATCTTCAACACGCGCACCCATGTGCCGCTTGCCAAGGACATGATCCGCTGTGCCGGTGAGCCGATCGCGATCGTGGTCGCGGAAAACCGCTACATCGCCGAAGACGCACTCGATGATATCGCCGTCGAACTGCAAATTCTCCCCGCGGTGGTCGATCTCGAAAAGGCCCTGCAAAAAGGCTCCGCGCTGGTTCACGACGACCTCGGCAACAATGTCGCGGCCCATGTGCGGCAGACCAAGGGCGATTACGCCAGGGCGGCGGCGAAGGCCCACCGGACGATCAAGCGGCGTTTTCGCTACGAGCACGGCATCTCCTCGCCGATCGAGACCCGCGGCGTGGTCGCGCAATGGGACGCGCGCGCCGAGCATATGACGGTGTGGGATACGACGCAGGCGCCGGTATTCGTGCGCAACGTGCTGGCCGGCGCGCTCGGGCTGGGCGAAGCCCAGGTGCGGGTGATCGCGCCGTTCGTCGGCGGCGGCTTCGGCCCGAAGATCATGATGCTCTACCCGGAGGAGGCGACGCTGCCTTGGATGGCGATGCGGCTGAATCGTCCGATCAAATGGATCGAGGACCGCTTCGAGCATTTCGTCGCGACCACGCATGAACGCGGGCAGATTCACGACGCGGAAATCGCGGTTGCCAAGGACGGTCGCATTCTCGGGGTGAAGGACATTTTCCTTCACGACAACGGCGCCTATAACCCTTACGGCTTGACGGTGCCGATCAACAGCCAGTGCACGCTGCTCGGTCCCTATGTGATCCCGGCCTATGACTCGACGTTCACGTCGGTGTTCACCAGTCTCACGATCGTCACGCCCTATCGCGGCGCGGGCCGCCAGCACGGCGTGTTCGTGATCGAGCGGCTGCTCGACCTCGCCGCCCGCGAACTCGGCATCGATCCCGCCGAAATCCGCCGCCGCAATCTGATCCCGAAAGATGCGTTCCCGTTCAACAACGAGATCATCTACCAGGATTTTGCACCGCTGAGCTATGACAGCGGCAATTACGAGCCGGTGCTCGACAGGGCGCTGGCCGCGATCGGCTACGATCATTTCATCAAGGAAGAGCAACCGAAACTGCGGGCGCAGGGGCGCTGCGTCGGCGTTGGTCTCGCCTGTTATGTCGAAGGCACCGGCATCGGCCCTTATGAGGGCGCGAAGGTTCAGGTGCGCACCAATGGCAAGGTCAGCGTCGCGACCGGCGTCGGCACGCAGGGGCAGGGACATTTCACGAGCTTTGCGCAGATCGTGGCCGAACAGCTCGGCGTCGACGTGACCGATGTCGACATCGTCACCGGCGATACCGATCGTTTCTACTGGGGCGCCGGCACCTTCGCCAGCCGCGGCGCGGTCGTTGCCGGCAATGCGGTGAACGAGGCCTCGCTCGTGGTACGCAAGAAGGCGCTGAAATTGGCGAGCGAAGCCTTCGAATGTTCGGAGGAAGACCTGGTGCTCGCCGACGGCAAGGTCTCGATCATAGGCATCCCGGAAAAGTTCATCCGCCTCGGCGAACTCGCGCAGCGCGCCAATCCGATGCGCGGCGCGGTCAAGCCCGGCACCGAACCCGGACTGGAATCGACGCAATATTTCGGCCCGCCGAGTGGCTCTACCGCGAACGGTGTCCATGCGATGATCGTCGAGGTCGACCCCGAGACGTTCCAGTTGCAGATTCTCAAGTACGTCGTGGTGCACGACTGCGGCACCGTGATCAATCCGATGATCCTGGAGGGACAGATCCACGGCGGCGTGGCGCAGGGCATCGGAAATGCGTTCTACGAGAAACTGTCTTATGACGATCAGGGGCAGTTGCTGAATGCCTCGCTCGCCGACTACCTGCTGCCGACCTCGCTTGACGTGCCGCGGATGACGCTCGATCACACCGTGACGCCGTCGCCGCTCAACCCGCTCGGCATCAAGGGCGCGGGCGAGGCCGGCGCCATCCCGGTCGGGCCGCTGTTTGCGCAGGCAATCGAGGACGCGCTTCAGCTCGGGGATCGCGGCATCGAGCTTCTAGAGATTCCGTTGAGCCCGAGCCGCGTGTTCGAACTGATCGGCGAGGGCAAAGCTGAAGGAAGCGGAGCATGA
- a CDS encoding ring-opening amidohydrolase: MKRAQVFRLSMAHPGDLSALEKLIVGGTVRASDVVAIIGKTEGNGGVNDFTRGYFTQTLMALLSVHLGKPASQLIKEIPCVLSGGTEGVMSPHYSVFCISDDPAATRQYPKALAIGTAFAPVAVENVGRRAHVESVATAVRQAIDNAGIEKLEDVHFVQVKCPCVTVARASAAIAAGKPPRTTDPNRSMAFARAAGAFGVALALDEIKPDRFNDDSLLADFTIQSPRASISSGVEVESNEVIVLGNSPAWGGDLRIAHASMSDALDIGGVFDVLADLGIKANPQVPVRDTERIACVLVKCEPDRRGNIRGHRHTMLDDTDINAQRHIRGAVAGLVAGVVGDGRIFVSGGAEHQGPDGGGLIAVIASQRGGH, from the coding sequence ATGAAGCGCGCGCAGGTCTTTCGGTTGTCGATGGCCCATCCCGGCGATCTCTCGGCGCTGGAGAAGCTGATCGTTGGCGGCACAGTCCGCGCATCGGATGTGGTTGCGATCATCGGCAAGACCGAAGGCAATGGCGGCGTCAACGACTTCACCCGCGGTTACTTCACGCAGACGCTGATGGCGCTGCTGTCGGTGCATCTGGGAAAGCCCGCGTCGCAACTCATCAAGGAAATCCCCTGCGTGCTGTCGGGCGGTACCGAGGGCGTGATGAGCCCGCACTATAGCGTATTTTGCATCAGCGACGATCCGGCCGCCACGCGGCAATATCCAAAGGCGCTCGCGATCGGCACGGCCTTTGCGCCGGTGGCGGTCGAGAATGTCGGGCGACGCGCCCATGTCGAAAGCGTTGCAACGGCCGTCCGGCAGGCAATCGACAATGCCGGTATCGAGAAACTGGAAGACGTTCATTTCGTGCAGGTCAAATGTCCCTGCGTGACGGTGGCGCGCGCCTCGGCGGCGATCGCGGCCGGAAAGCCGCCGCGCACCACCGATCCCAACCGTTCGATGGCGTTTGCGCGGGCGGCCGGCGCATTCGGCGTTGCGCTGGCGCTCGACGAGATCAAACCTGATCGTTTCAACGACGACTCGCTGCTCGCGGACTTCACCATCCAGTCGCCGCGCGCCAGCATTTCCTCCGGCGTGGAGGTCGAGAGCAACGAGGTGATCGTGCTCGGCAACAGCCCGGCCTGGGGCGGCGATCTCAGGATCGCGCACGCCTCCATGAGCGACGCGCTCGATATCGGCGGCGTTTTCGACGTGCTCGCCGATCTCGGCATCAAGGCAAATCCGCAAGTCCCGGTGCGCGACACCGAGCGCATCGCCTGCGTGCTGGTGAAATGCGAGCCCGACCGGCGCGGCAACATCCGCGGCCACCGTCACACCATGCTCGACGATACCGACATCAATGCGCAGCGGCATATCCGCGGGGCGGTCGCAGGCCTCGTCGCCGGCGTGGTCGGCGACGGCCGCATCTTCGTCTCCGGCGGCGCCGAGCATCAGGGTCCGGACGGCGGCGGCCTGATCGCGGTCATCGCCTCGCAACGGGGCGGTCATTGA
- a CDS encoding FAD-dependent monooxygenase: protein MRIVIVGAGVAGCVMARKLSQLDGVEVTCLERVAPNDHSEAGTGLNVGPNAVNALSLADPALADAITRASFSWTNWRISLTDGTELFNLKLRDVASGPGWRIRWSELYRVLREAAGPTVHYACEITDIGRDAGDPRKTTIAWTQNGKQHRLDDIDLLIAADGRYSRVRRVFSGEPAVRQTGVAISRVLVPDTSGGLIDDYEQWFNGPKRLLAFRVPPGHIYIACAFPIAPDADIPPDFKTPEALRAAYTPPNAAPSDQAQWMIDQVCANVADTHWARMQEHDALYHAADCNVLYLGDAAHGMVPTLGQGATQAIEDAAVASTLIAMRHAQGARDVASWLDEIVNLRERRMRFVMEFSLSATDTMLEGADPVAGTKHKTEAPFIDSLKVLYKDIGLPLNPQ, encoded by the coding sequence ATGCGGATCGTGATCGTCGGCGCCGGGGTTGCGGGCTGCGTGATGGCGCGCAAGCTGTCGCAGCTCGACGGCGTCGAAGTCACTTGTCTGGAGCGCGTTGCGCCCAACGATCATTCGGAAGCCGGCACCGGCCTCAATGTCGGGCCGAATGCCGTGAACGCGTTGAGTCTCGCCGATCCGGCCCTTGCGGATGCGATCACGCGCGCGAGCTTTTCCTGGACCAACTGGCGCATTTCGCTGACCGATGGCACGGAACTCTTCAATCTGAAACTCAGGGATGTTGCCAGTGGCCCGGGCTGGCGCATCCGCTGGTCGGAGCTCTATCGCGTGCTGCGCGAGGCCGCCGGGCCGACGGTGCATTATGCCTGCGAGATTACAGACATCGGCCGCGACGCGGGCGATCCGCGCAAAACCACGATTGCGTGGACGCAGAACGGAAAACAACACCGCCTCGACGACATCGATCTCCTGATTGCCGCCGATGGCCGCTACTCCCGCGTTCGCCGCGTCTTTTCCGGCGAGCCGGCCGTGCGCCAGACCGGCGTTGCGATCTCGCGGGTGCTGGTGCCGGACACCTCCGGTGGCCTGATCGACGATTACGAGCAGTGGTTCAACGGGCCGAAACGCCTGCTCGCCTTTCGCGTGCCGCCCGGCCACATCTACATCGCCTGCGCTTTTCCGATTGCGCCGGATGCCGATATTCCTCCCGACTTCAAGACGCCGGAAGCGTTGCGCGCGGCCTATACGCCGCCGAACGCTGCACCGAGCGACCAGGCGCAATGGATGATCGATCAGGTCTGCGCCAATGTCGCCGATACGCACTGGGCGCGGATGCAGGAGCACGACGCGCTCTATCATGCCGCCGATTGCAACGTGCTTTATCTCGGCGATGCTGCCCACGGCATGGTGCCGACCTTGGGGCAGGGCGCGACGCAGGCGATCGAGGATGCGGCGGTAGCCTCCACGCTGATTGCGATGCGCCACGCGCAAGGTGCGCGCGATGTCGCTTCGTGGCTTGATGAAATAGTCAACCTGCGCGAGCGGCGCATGCGCTTTGTGATGGAGTTTTCGCTTTCCGCGACCGACACCATGCTGGAAGGCGCCGACCCCGTCGCCGGCACGAAGCACAAGACCGAGGCGCCTTTCATCGATTCCCTCAAGGTGCTTTACAAAGACATCGGATTGCCGCTGAATCCGCAATAG
- a CDS encoding glyoxalase translates to MTLPLATVHGLFHIAIKTDNLAATRKFWVDVIGLREFPRPDFGYPGAWLGCTQPGGLAIIHVYAGGPALGPSGKAEAGTAAIDHVSLSCSGYRSYVSRFKESGLDFREFIVPGTSLWQLFVYDPSGVQLELTFESGGEGAEKPDLSEGRKYVAGANFFDKAKYPKLA, encoded by the coding sequence ATGACGCTGCCGCTCGCCACCGTGCACGGGCTATTTCACATCGCGATCAAGACCGACAATCTCGCGGCGACGCGCAAGTTCTGGGTCGACGTCATCGGCTTGCGCGAATTTCCGCGGCCGGATTTCGGCTATCCCGGCGCCTGGCTCGGCTGCACCCAGCCGGGCGGGCTCGCCATCATCCATGTCTATGCCGGCGGCCCGGCGCTCGGGCCAAGCGGAAAGGCGGAAGCGGGCACCGCTGCGATCGACCACGTCTCGCTGTCCTGCTCGGGCTATCGCTCTTATGTGTCGCGCTTCAAGGAATCCGGCCTGGATTTTCGCGAATTCATCGTGCCCGGCACCTCGCTGTGGCAATTGTTCGTCTATGACCCTTCCGGCGTCCAGCTCGAACTGACGTTCGAGTCCGGCGGCGAGGGCGCCGAGAAGCCCGACCTGTCCGAAGGGCGCAAATACGTCGCGGGTGCGAACTTCTTCGACAAGGCGAAATATCCGAAGCTTGCGTGA